The Micromonospora sp. Llam0 genome includes a window with the following:
- a CDS encoding PPOX class F420-dependent oxidoreductase, giving the protein MARAIATNTRVDRAGLVDFLRTRHRAVLITTRADGRPQASPVTCGVDTDGRLLVATYPDRAKAVNIRRDPTVSACIVSDEWNGPWVQLDGVAAVIDMPDALDGLVDYYRCVAGEHPDWDEYRAAMRRQDKSLIRMVVDRWGPIATGGFPPHLADD; this is encoded by the coding sequence ATGGCACGTGCCATCGCGACGAACACCCGCGTCGACCGGGCCGGCCTGGTCGACTTCCTGCGTACCCGGCACCGGGCGGTCCTGATCACCACCCGCGCCGACGGCCGCCCGCAGGCGTCCCCGGTCACCTGCGGGGTCGACACCGACGGCCGGCTGCTGGTCGCCACCTACCCGGACCGGGCGAAAGCGGTCAACATCCGCCGTGACCCGACGGTGTCCGCCTGTATCGTCTCCGACGAATGGAACGGCCCGTGGGTGCAGCTCGACGGGGTGGCGGCGGTGATCGACATGCCGGACGCGCTGGACGGGCTCGTCGACTACTACCGCTGCGTCGCCGGCGAGCACCCGGACTGGGACGAGTACCGCGCGGCGATGCGCCGGCAGGACAAGTCGTTGATCCGGATGGTCGTGGACCGCTGGGGGCCGATCGCCACCGGCGGCTTCCCGCCACACCTCGCCGACGACTGA
- a CDS encoding tetratricopeptide repeat protein — protein sequence MEPDSPDPIQIAELVIAWSGGIIAAFALLVTALTVVFVFAGFVGVRELRTIRRTGARARLELDRQRVVAEEIVAQADRAIDQAETLSEQADTLVGRVETAVGRAERQSEQVHLLIEDMRSRLSDFDHRLTTQVEVSYLFNQGEAAYWEGYYEKAVECLRRAVELDPRNPRVRYRLGRSLTNLGEDAAAEEELTTAMAHRLPTDAADRALALLHRYARPDRALAYARNATKHGPHDAQNWNCLGLLLRDNGDFTAARDAHQQANRLDQELVSTPFFLALLAAHGQALPHARDRSAEAISRLDSSERRAKIKPMWASLIRWTDEVLRGNYAEADLHAAVLYQTCQSSRRAREICDHMDFLLRSLAREEHRDRYLGAIERTWLTGRPC from the coding sequence ATGGAGCCGGACTCCCCCGACCCGATCCAGATCGCCGAACTGGTGATCGCCTGGTCCGGTGGGATAATCGCGGCTTTTGCCCTTTTGGTCACTGCGTTGACGGTGGTCTTCGTCTTCGCGGGTTTCGTCGGTGTCCGTGAACTGCGCACCATCCGGCGCACCGGCGCCCGCGCCCGACTGGAGCTCGACCGCCAACGGGTGGTCGCCGAGGAGATCGTCGCGCAGGCCGACCGGGCCATCGACCAGGCGGAGACCCTCTCCGAGCAGGCCGACACGCTGGTCGGCCGGGTGGAGACGGCGGTCGGCCGGGCCGAACGCCAGTCCGAGCAGGTACACCTGCTGATCGAGGACATGCGGTCCAGGCTCAGCGACTTCGATCACCGGTTGACCACCCAGGTTGAGGTCTCCTATCTGTTCAACCAGGGAGAGGCCGCGTACTGGGAGGGCTACTACGAGAAGGCGGTGGAATGCCTGCGCCGGGCGGTCGAACTCGATCCGCGTAACCCCCGGGTGCGCTACCGGTTGGGCCGGTCGCTGACCAACCTCGGCGAGGACGCCGCCGCCGAGGAGGAGCTGACCACCGCCATGGCGCACCGGCTGCCGACCGACGCCGCCGATCGGGCGCTGGCCCTGCTGCACCGCTACGCGCGACCGGACCGGGCACTGGCCTACGCCCGCAACGCCACCAAACACGGCCCGCACGACGCGCAGAACTGGAACTGTCTCGGGCTGCTGCTGCGCGACAACGGTGACTTCACCGCCGCCCGGGACGCCCACCAGCAGGCCAACCGGTTGGACCAGGAACTCGTCTCCACCCCGTTCTTCCTGGCGCTGCTCGCCGCCCACGGCCAGGCGCTGCCACATGCCCGGGACCGCTCCGCCGAAGCGATCAGCCGGCTCGACTCCAGCGAACGCCGGGCCAAGATCAAGCCCATGTGGGCATCGTTGATCCGGTGGACCGACGAGGTGCTGCGCGGCAACTACGCCGAGGCCGACCTGCACGCCGCGGTGCTCTACCAGACCTGCCAGTCGAGTCGGCGGGCCCGGGAGATCTGCGACCACATGGACTTCCTGTTGCGGTCACTGGCCCGCGAGGAGCACCGGGACCGCTACCTCGGGGCCATCGAACGCACCTGGCTGACCGGTCGGCCCTGCTGA
- a CDS encoding helix-turn-helix transcriptional regulator, protein MSVVGHQEYAAGGPTVRRMQLGARLRRLREAKGISREDAGWTIRASESKISRMELGRVGFKERDVDDLLTLYGVADHMERGELITLARETNQPGWWHPYGDLLPTWFQYYLDLESAASLIRTYEIQFVPGLLQTEEYARAVIDIGFSESGLREVDRRVELRMARKRVLDRAGAPRVWAVIDEAVLCRPIGGARVLRGQIEALAEVSEQPGVRLQVVRFRSGGHAAAGGAFSILRFPEQELPDVVYLEHLTSALYLDKREEVDRYAAAVGRLFIEADPPDRTRDVLHRALRDLRR, encoded by the coding sequence ATGAGCGTCGTCGGGCACCAGGAGTACGCCGCCGGCGGACCGACGGTCCGCCGGATGCAGCTCGGTGCCCGGTTGCGCCGGCTGCGCGAGGCCAAGGGGATCAGCCGGGAGGACGCCGGCTGGACCATCCGGGCCTCCGAGTCGAAGATCAGCCGGATGGAGCTGGGCCGGGTCGGGTTCAAGGAACGCGACGTGGACGACCTGCTCACCCTCTACGGCGTCGCCGACCACATGGAACGCGGCGAGCTGATCACCCTCGCCCGGGAGACCAACCAGCCGGGCTGGTGGCATCCGTACGGCGACCTGCTGCCCACCTGGTTTCAGTACTACCTGGACCTGGAGTCGGCGGCCAGCCTGATCCGCACCTACGAGATCCAGTTCGTGCCTGGGCTGCTGCAGACCGAGGAGTACGCCCGCGCGGTCATCGACATCGGGTTCAGCGAGTCCGGTCTCCGTGAGGTGGACCGCCGGGTCGAGCTGCGGATGGCCCGCAAGCGGGTGCTGGACCGGGCCGGCGCACCCCGCGTCTGGGCGGTGATCGACGAGGCGGTGCTGTGCCGGCCGATCGGCGGGGCACGGGTGCTGCGCGGGCAGATCGAGGCGCTCGCCGAGGTGAGCGAGCAGCCGGGCGTACGGCTGCAGGTGGTCCGGTTCCGCAGCGGCGGGCACGCCGCCGCCGGCGGGGCCTTCAGCATCCTGCGCTTCCCGGAGCAGGAACTACCCGACGTGGTCTACCTGGAGCATCTGACCAGCGCGCTCTACCTGGACAAGCGGGAAGAGGTCGACCGGTACGCGGCCGCCGTCGGCCGGCTGTTCATCGAGGCCGACCCGCCGGACCGGACCCGGGACGTGCTGCACCGCGCGTTGCGTGACCTGCGACGGTGA
- a CDS encoding response regulator transcription factor, with protein MADVTSVRVLIVDDDPLVRAGLSMILGGAADLRVVGEAGDGGEVPAAVAAYTPHVVLMDIRMPRVDGLTATEALRARPDPPHVVVLTTFDADEYVLRALRAGASGFLLKDTPPVEIVTAVRRVNAGEPILSPAVIRRLITHVAGQPPAPTDVRPGPAADQVRRRERARRVLDGLSPRERDVAVAVGQGRSNAEIAAELFMSVATVKAYVSRLLSRLELNNRVQIAVLVHDADLT; from the coding sequence GTGGCCGACGTGACCTCGGTGCGGGTCCTGATCGTGGACGACGACCCGCTGGTCCGGGCCGGCCTGTCGATGATCCTCGGCGGTGCGGCCGACCTGCGGGTGGTCGGCGAGGCCGGCGACGGCGGTGAGGTGCCGGCGGCGGTCGCCGCGTACACGCCGCACGTGGTGCTGATGGACATCCGGATGCCGCGGGTCGACGGGCTGACCGCCACCGAGGCGCTGCGCGCCCGGCCCGACCCGCCGCACGTGGTCGTGCTGACCACGTTCGACGCCGACGAGTACGTGCTGCGCGCGCTGCGGGCCGGGGCCAGCGGCTTCCTGCTCAAGGACACCCCGCCGGTGGAGATCGTCACCGCGGTCCGTCGGGTGAACGCCGGTGAGCCGATCCTCTCTCCGGCGGTCATCCGACGGTTGATCACCCACGTGGCGGGCCAGCCGCCCGCCCCGACCGACGTGCGGCCGGGACCGGCGGCGGACCAGGTCAGGCGCCGGGAGCGCGCCCGCCGGGTCCTCGACGGGCTGAGCCCACGGGAACGCGACGTCGCCGTCGCGGTCGGCCAGGGACGGTCGAACGCGGAGATCGCCGCCGAGCTGTTCATGAGCGTCGCCACCGTCAAGGCGTACGTGTCGCGGCTGCTGTCCCGGCTTGAGCTGAACAACCGGGTGCAGATCGCCGTTCTGGTGCACGACGCCGACCTGACCTGA
- a CDS encoding LCP family protein: MSAPDAPATTTPGPRRRTPIWAVLTIALGALLMATSATAVVGGKLLIDRYTGRIQQQDLLAGAAKVSQEQKQEGEALDGPITMLLLGVDERGSRPGEMGSDTIIILHVPATHDQAYLVSVPRDTWVEAPAFEPSGYPGGESKITDVFRAGSRNGVGRAGGAQLVALTLNDLTGIEFDGAAIIDFGGFRDIIDALGGVRMCVDQRVKSQHMRLVDGEPTWLAEARELGGGEELWHEEGCKRMAGWEALDYSRQRYGLPNGDYDRQRHQRQLLKAMVQEASSTGVLTNPAKIDRVITAAGKAFVLDTGGVPIADFVFTLRGITANDLIMVKTNGGEFNPAGFSSTAAERLTPESMAMFDAVRTGTLDDYLLANPDAVQRE; encoded by the coding sequence ATGTCGGCACCGGACGCACCAGCCACTACGACCCCCGGACCGCGCCGCCGCACCCCGATCTGGGCGGTGCTGACCATCGCCCTCGGCGCGCTGCTGATGGCGACCAGCGCGACCGCGGTCGTCGGCGGCAAGCTGCTGATCGACCGGTACACGGGTCGAATCCAGCAGCAGGACCTGTTGGCGGGTGCCGCGAAGGTCTCTCAGGAGCAGAAGCAGGAGGGCGAGGCGCTGGACGGCCCGATCACCATGCTGCTGCTCGGCGTGGACGAGCGGGGCAGCCGGCCCGGCGAGATGGGCTCCGACACGATCATCATCCTGCACGTGCCGGCCACCCACGACCAGGCGTACCTGGTGTCGGTCCCCCGGGACACCTGGGTCGAGGCACCGGCGTTCGAGCCGAGCGGGTACCCCGGCGGCGAGTCGAAGATCACCGACGTGTTCCGGGCCGGCTCGCGCAACGGAGTCGGCCGGGCCGGCGGAGCGCAACTCGTCGCGCTCACCCTCAACGACCTGACCGGCATCGAGTTCGACGGCGCGGCGATCATCGACTTCGGCGGCTTCCGGGACATCATCGACGCGCTCGGCGGGGTCCGGATGTGCGTCGACCAGCGGGTGAAGTCGCAGCACATGCGGCTGGTCGACGGCGAGCCCACCTGGCTGGCCGAGGCCCGCGAGCTCGGCGGCGGCGAGGAGCTGTGGCACGAGGAGGGCTGCAAGCGGATGGCCGGGTGGGAGGCGCTGGACTACTCCCGCCAGCGCTACGGCCTGCCGAACGGGGACTACGACCGGCAGCGTCACCAGCGGCAGCTGCTGAAGGCCATGGTGCAGGAGGCGAGCAGCACCGGCGTACTGACCAACCCGGCGAAGATCGACCGGGTGATCACCGCGGCCGGCAAGGCCTTTGTACTGGACACCGGGGGCGTCCCGATCGCCGATTTCGTATTCACCCTGCGCGGGATCACCGCGAACGACCTCATCATGGTGAAGACCAACGGCGGCGAGTTCAATCCGGCCGGATTCAGCAGTACGGCGGCCGAGCGGCTCACGCCGGAGAGCATGGCGATGTTCGACGCGGTACGGACCGGCACACTGGACGACTACCTGCTGGCCAACCCGGACGCCGTCCAGCGGGAGTGA
- a CDS encoding YqjF family protein — MSRTEMPPPEPVTVTAPRPIRRPVLVQGWHDLAFLHWPVDPAVVAPLLPPGTRPDTFDGTSYVGLIGFRMVGVGLGPGPGIPYLGTFCETNVRLYSVDDAGRRGVVFRSLDAARLLPVLVAMASLRLPYLWSRMRLDRDGDTVTYHSRRRWPGPRGAHNRMVVRVGAPIAEPTPLEHFLTARWGLHERVHGATRYLPNEHPQWPLHRAELVELADELVAAGGLPAPDGPPVSVLYSPGVPVRFGRPVTVAGHATRGAARPGSGPAGRPR, encoded by the coding sequence ATGAGCCGTACCGAGATGCCGCCGCCGGAGCCGGTCACCGTCACCGCGCCGCGCCCGATCCGCCGGCCGGTCCTGGTGCAGGGCTGGCACGACCTGGCGTTCCTGCACTGGCCGGTGGACCCGGCGGTGGTCGCCCCGCTGCTGCCGCCGGGCACCCGGCCGGACACCTTCGACGGCACCAGCTACGTCGGGCTGATCGGGTTCCGGATGGTCGGCGTCGGCCTGGGCCCCGGGCCGGGCATCCCGTACCTGGGCACCTTCTGCGAAACCAACGTACGGCTCTACTCGGTCGACGACGCCGGCCGGCGCGGGGTGGTGTTCCGGTCCCTGGACGCGGCCCGGCTGCTGCCGGTGCTGGTGGCGATGGCCAGCCTGCGGCTGCCGTACCTGTGGTCGCGGATGCGGCTGGACCGTGACGGTGACACGGTGACGTACCACAGCCGGCGGCGCTGGCCGGGGCCGCGCGGCGCGCACAACCGGATGGTGGTCCGGGTCGGCGCGCCGATCGCCGAGCCGACCCCGTTGGAGCACTTTCTCACCGCCCGGTGGGGGCTGCACGAACGGGTCCACGGCGCGACCCGCTACCTGCCCAACGAGCATCCCCAGTGGCCTTTGCACCGGGCCGAGCTGGTCGAGCTGGCCGACGAGCTGGTCGCCGCCGGCGGGCTGCCGGCACCGGACGGCCCACCGGTGAGTGTGCTCTACTCTCCCGGCGTGCCGGTCCGGTTCGGACGGCCGGTCACCGTCGCAGGTCACGCAACGCGCGGTGCAGCACGTCCCGGGTCCGGTCCGGCGGGTCGGCCTCGATGA
- a CDS encoding ABC transporter permease, with translation MNIRWWRLILVELRKMLDTRAGAWLLGAIGLSTAAIVAVLVLFADPAEQTFGTFFVLASLPVAFLLPVLGVMLVTTEWSQRTALTTFALEPVRRRVLAAKLVAALVAAVASVPASLAAAAAGTAVAAVTGGTGGWRIEATLIGYAALFQVINVVMGLAFGMLLLNTPVAIVLLLLLPTAWTVLGGVVERLRPVAQWLDLSLTTEPLLSPEVTAGQWARLATSVAVWVLLPLVAGMLRIERRDIA, from the coding sequence GTGAACATTCGATGGTGGCGGCTGATCCTGGTCGAGCTGCGCAAGATGCTGGACACCCGGGCCGGCGCCTGGCTGCTGGGGGCGATCGGGTTGTCGACGGCGGCGATCGTCGCCGTACTGGTGCTGTTCGCCGACCCGGCCGAGCAGACGTTCGGGACGTTTTTCGTGCTGGCGTCGCTGCCGGTCGCGTTCCTGCTGCCGGTGCTGGGGGTAATGCTGGTGACCACCGAGTGGTCGCAGCGGACCGCGCTGACCACCTTCGCGCTGGAACCGGTGCGACGTCGGGTGCTGGCGGCGAAGCTGGTCGCGGCGCTGGTCGCCGCGGTCGCCTCGGTGCCGGCCAGCCTGGCTGCGGCTGCGGCCGGCACGGCCGTCGCGGCGGTCACCGGCGGGACCGGCGGCTGGCGGATCGAAGCGACGCTGATCGGCTACGCGGCGCTCTTCCAGGTGATCAACGTGGTGATGGGGTTGGCCTTCGGCATGTTGCTGCTGAACACGCCGGTCGCGATCGTGCTGCTCCTGCTGCTGCCGACGGCCTGGACGGTCCTCGGCGGCGTCGTCGAGCGGCTGCGACCGGTGGCGCAGTGGCTGGACCTGTCGTTGACCACCGAGCCGTTGCTCTCCCCCGAGGTCACCGCCGGGCAGTGGGCGCGGCTGGCCACGTCGGTGGCGGTCTGGGTGCTGCTGCCGCTGGTCGCCGGGATGCTGCGGATCGAGCGCCGTGACATCGCCTGA
- a CDS encoding SAM-dependent methyltransferase, which produces MVDESAGGSHPVPRLDTTVPQTARIWNHWLGGKDNYAVDREVGDQIKAAFPQIVESARLSRGFLVRSVRYLTGQVGIRQFLDIGTGLPTADNTHEVAQAVAPETRIVYVDNDPLVLVHARALLTSTPQGATDYVDADLRDPASILREAGRTLDFSQPIGLMLMGVLGHIASDDEARDIVRNLLDVLPSGSHLALYDGGDTSPGVVEAARIWNQSANPQYHLRSPDRIERFFDGLTLVEPGVVSVTRWRPEPEQAHVPVIDQYCGVGRKP; this is translated from the coding sequence ATGGTCGATGAATCCGCTGGCGGCTCGCACCCGGTGCCCAGGCTGGACACCACGGTGCCGCAGACCGCCCGGATCTGGAATCACTGGCTGGGCGGCAAGGACAACTACGCCGTCGACCGTGAGGTCGGCGACCAGATCAAGGCGGCGTTCCCGCAGATCGTGGAAAGTGCCCGGCTCTCCCGGGGCTTCCTGGTCCGGTCGGTGCGCTACCTGACCGGGCAGGTCGGGATCCGGCAGTTCCTCGACATCGGTACCGGCCTGCCGACCGCCGACAACACCCACGAGGTGGCCCAGGCGGTGGCTCCGGAGACCCGGATCGTCTACGTCGACAACGACCCGCTGGTCCTGGTGCACGCCCGGGCGTTGCTGACCAGCACGCCGCAGGGCGCCACCGACTACGTCGACGCCGACCTGCGCGACCCCGCGTCGATCCTGCGCGAAGCCGGCCGTACCCTCGATTTCAGCCAGCCGATCGGCCTGATGCTGATGGGCGTCCTCGGCCACATCGCCTCCGACGACGAGGCCCGCGACATCGTCCGCAACCTGCTCGACGTCCTGCCGTCCGGCAGCCACCTCGCGCTCTACGACGGCGGCGACACCAGCCCCGGGGTGGTCGAGGCCGCCCGGATCTGGAACCAGTCCGCGAACCCGCAGTACCATCTGCGCAGCCCGGACCGGATCGAACGGTTCTTCGACGGGCTCACTCTGGTGGAGCCGGGGGTGGTGTCGGTGACCCGGTGGCGGCCGGAGCCGGAGCAGGCACATGTGCCCGTCATCGACCAGTACTGCGGCGTCGGCCGTAAGCCGTGA
- a CDS encoding GlsB/YeaQ/YmgE family stress response membrane protein, producing the protein MEIDGIFSALIIGLVVGALGRLVVPGKQKLKIWVTLLIGVVAALLGTLVASLFGVAETRGVDWIELALQVALAAVGVAAISGAAGKKG; encoded by the coding sequence GTGGAAATCGACGGAATCTTCTCGGCACTGATCATCGGTCTCGTCGTCGGAGCGCTCGGGCGGCTGGTCGTCCCGGGCAAGCAGAAGCTGAAGATCTGGGTCACCTTGCTGATCGGTGTGGTGGCGGCGTTGCTCGGCACCCTGGTCGCCAGCCTGTTCGGGGTGGCCGAGACCCGGGGCGTCGACTGGATCGAGCTCGCGTTGCAGGTGGCGCTCGCCGCAGTCGGCGTGGCGGCCATCTCCGGAGCGGCCGGAAAGAAGGGCTGA
- a CDS encoding ABC transporter ATP-binding protein — MIEVRNLTKRYRRQVAVDDVSFSCAAGTVTGFLGPNGAGKSTTLRMICGLATASAGTATVGGLPYRRLRDPGRVVGVLLDAAAMHPGRTGRETLTVAALAMGAPPARVGELLDLVGLNRAAAGRRVRAYSLGMRQRLGLAHALLGEPRVLILDEPANGLDPEGIFWMRGLLRDFADRGGTVLLSSHLLREVEAVADRLVVIGGGRVVAAGDKDELLAGDGGTLVRARDQQALRAALDRAGHQVGTVDGRLLVSAPPETVGEVAAAAGAVLLELRAADTGGLEQMFLALTAGESVREAVK; from the coding sequence GTGATCGAGGTACGCAATCTCACCAAACGGTACAGACGACAGGTCGCCGTCGACGACGTGTCGTTCAGCTGCGCCGCCGGCACCGTCACCGGTTTCCTCGGGCCCAACGGGGCCGGCAAGTCGACGACGCTGCGGATGATCTGTGGCCTGGCCACCGCCTCGGCCGGCACCGCGACCGTCGGTGGGCTGCCGTACCGGCGGCTGCGTGACCCGGGGCGGGTGGTCGGCGTACTGCTGGACGCGGCCGCGATGCACCCGGGCCGCACCGGCCGGGAGACGCTGACCGTCGCGGCGCTCGCCATGGGGGCGCCCCCGGCCCGCGTCGGTGAGCTGCTCGACCTGGTCGGGCTGAACCGGGCGGCGGCCGGCCGGCGGGTGCGGGCCTACTCGCTCGGCATGCGCCAGCGGCTGGGGTTGGCGCACGCGCTGCTCGGCGAGCCGCGGGTGCTGATCCTCGACGAGCCGGCGAACGGGCTGGACCCGGAGGGCATCTTCTGGATGCGCGGACTGCTGCGTGACTTCGCCGACCGGGGCGGCACGGTGCTGCTCTCGTCGCATCTGCTGCGCGAGGTGGAGGCGGTGGCGGACCGGCTGGTGGTGATCGGGGGTGGCCGGGTCGTCGCCGCCGGCGACAAGGACGAACTGCTGGCCGGCGACGGCGGCACCCTGGTCCGGGCCCGGGACCAGCAGGCGCTGCGGGCGGCGCTGGACCGGGCCGGCCACCAGGTCGGCACGGTCGACGGCCGGCTGCTGGTGTCGGCCCCGCCCGAGACGGTCGGCGAGGTCGCGGCGGCGGCGGGCGCCGTCCTGCTGGAGCTGCGGGCGGCCGACACCGGCGGCCTGGAGCAGATGTTCCTCGCCCTGACGGCGGGCGAGTCGGTACGGGAGGCGGTCAAGTGA
- a CDS encoding Crp/Fnr family transcriptional regulator — protein sequence MTAPYPVRVSFTNHVTAEDWQALQQAGQPVQLGRKHGLFLQDEQSRDVFLLLGGAVKVYRTEANGSETMLTVRSTGDLLGDIAALDGTPRSASISVLRPVTARKLTTEQFLAVVDDRDLHPALRRYTNARLRESDEQRVEIASLPVPQRLARALLRLAKATPDGPNHASLDLGLSQDGLAQLIGASRNAVVTAIGRFRDDRLIATAPRRFMLLDLGRLARIGYSGPRSGGHSST from the coding sequence ATGACCGCCCCATACCCGGTCCGGGTCAGCTTCACCAATCACGTTACCGCCGAAGACTGGCAGGCACTGCAACAGGCCGGGCAGCCGGTCCAGCTAGGCCGCAAACATGGGCTCTTCCTGCAGGACGAGCAGAGCCGCGACGTATTCCTGCTGCTCGGCGGGGCGGTCAAGGTGTACCGGACCGAGGCCAACGGCAGCGAGACGATGCTGACCGTACGATCCACTGGGGATCTGCTCGGTGACATCGCGGCGCTGGACGGCACGCCCCGGTCGGCCAGCATCTCGGTGCTGCGCCCGGTCACCGCCCGGAAGCTGACCACCGAACAGTTCCTCGCCGTGGTCGACGACCGCGACCTGCACCCAGCGCTGCGCCGCTACACCAACGCCCGGCTGCGCGAATCCGACGAGCAGCGGGTGGAGATCGCCTCGCTGCCGGTGCCACAACGGCTCGCCCGGGCGCTGCTCCGGCTCGCCAAGGCCACACCGGACGGCCCGAACCACGCCTCGCTCGACCTCGGACTCTCCCAGGACGGCCTGGCCCAGCTGATCGGGGCGTCCCGCAACGCGGTGGTGACCGCGATCGGCAGGTTCCGCGACGACCGGTTGATCGCGACCGCACCCCGCCGGTTCATGCTGCTCGACCTCGGCCGGCTCGCCCGGATCGGATACAGCGGACCCCGCTCCGGCGGCCACTCGTCGACCTGA
- a CDS encoding sensor histidine kinase → MSAVPAPDNPWLLPGALVAESPGTGRRSTRDWIVDGVAFGLAVSYLLFAAWDLRQPQPYLTATGSGDPWLFRLDLLLGLVCCALVWLRRRWPVAVALVALPAGVLSVSAGIAIVILLFTVAVHRPFPVAAAVNAAHVAVAPGYYLLYPDPDLNLPGSVLFTGIILGTVLAWGMFVRARRQLIVSLRDRAHRAEAEQQLRVGQARQLERTRIAREMHDVLAHRMSLLSLHAGALEFRPDASREETARAAGVIRVTAHQALQELREVIGVLRAGQPTSGVVDTGPGPGDRAAEPPQPTLADLPGLVDESRQAGARVSLVSRIDHAQALPAGLGRAAYRIVQEGLTNARKHAPGAAATVAVTGRPGDGLTVEVVNRRPVAPAAAIPGAGTGLVGLAERASLAGGRLSHGPTESGDYRLAAWLPWPT, encoded by the coding sequence ATGAGTGCGGTGCCGGCTCCCGACAATCCCTGGCTGCTGCCCGGCGCGCTGGTCGCCGAGTCGCCGGGGACCGGTCGGCGCAGCACCCGCGACTGGATCGTCGATGGTGTCGCGTTCGGGTTGGCGGTCAGCTATCTGCTCTTCGCGGCCTGGGATCTGCGCCAGCCGCAGCCCTACCTGACGGCAACCGGTTCGGGTGACCCCTGGCTGTTCCGGCTGGATCTGCTGCTCGGGCTGGTCTGCTGCGCGCTGGTCTGGCTGCGTCGCCGGTGGCCGGTCGCCGTCGCCCTGGTCGCGCTGCCCGCCGGGGTGCTGTCGGTGAGCGCCGGGATCGCCATCGTGATCCTGCTGTTCACCGTCGCGGTGCACCGCCCGTTCCCGGTCGCGGCGGCGGTGAACGCCGCGCACGTCGCTGTCGCGCCCGGGTACTACCTGCTCTACCCGGATCCGGACCTGAACCTGCCGGGCTCGGTGCTGTTCACCGGGATCATCCTCGGCACGGTGCTGGCCTGGGGGATGTTCGTCCGGGCCCGCCGGCAGCTGATCGTGTCGCTGCGGGACCGGGCCCACCGGGCGGAGGCGGAGCAGCAGCTGCGGGTCGGCCAGGCCCGGCAGCTGGAACGCACCCGGATCGCCCGGGAGATGCACGATGTGCTGGCCCACCGGATGTCGCTGCTCAGCCTGCACGCCGGGGCGTTGGAGTTCCGCCCGGACGCTTCCCGCGAAGAGACCGCCCGGGCCGCCGGGGTGATCCGGGTGACCGCACATCAGGCGTTGCAGGAGTTGCGTGAGGTGATCGGCGTGCTGCGGGCCGGGCAGCCGACCTCCGGCGTCGTCGACACCGGCCCGGGGCCGGGTGACCGCGCCGCCGAACCGCCCCAGCCGACCCTGGCCGACCTGCCTGGGCTGGTCGACGAATCCCGCCAGGCCGGTGCCCGGGTGAGCCTGGTCAGTCGGATCGACCACGCGCAGGCGCTGCCGGCCGGGCTCGGCCGCGCCGCGTACCGGATCGTGCAGGAGGGTCTGACGAACGCCCGCAAGCATGCGCCGGGCGCGGCGGCGACCGTCGCGGTCACCGGCCGACCGGGTGACGGGCTGACCGTCGAGGTCGTCAACCGCCGACCGGTGGCCCCTGCTGCGGCGATCCCGGGAGCGGGGACCGGCCTGGTCGGACTGGCCGAACGTGCCAGCCTGGCCGGTGGGCGGTTGAGCCACGGCCCGACCGAGTCCGGCGACTACCGGCTCGCCGCCTGGCTGCCGTGGCCGACGTGA